In the genome of Myxococcus stipitatus, one region contains:
- the fusA gene encoding elongation factor G yields MSRHTRIERYRNIGIMAHIDAGKTTLTERVLFFTGRIHATGEVHNGSTEMDWLPQEKQRGITITSAATTAFWSPRQGPSAGTAHRINILDTPGHVDFTIEVERSLRVLDGAVAVFDSSQGVEPQSEAVWRQADRYGVPRIAFLNKMDKVGADFAMSLASIRERLGARPVAVQLPLGADAEFRGLVDLVRMKTVLFDGDGGEYRDDLPVPEDVRAQAEMLRLRLIEAAADMDDGVMEKFVNGRLDEVTEAELVRALRAGTLSRTLVPVLAGSAFKKKGVQMLLDAIVNYLPAPSDLPAVEGFVPGTEKTVMREPSDDGPPAALAFKLMSDKNVGNIVFLRVYSGTLRAGTVLLNPATGKRERVGRLMFMHANRREEVEEVHAGDIAAALGMKGVRTGDTLSDPDAPVVLESLSFPEPVVHLTVEARSPAELPKLEDGLLRLAAEDPSLRVGVDPESGQVLLSGMGELHLEVVVDRLRTEYGVEARVGQPKVAYRDTVKQAVRQEYRHVRQTGGPGQYARVVLDIAPAARGAGLVFVDDTRGGSIPKELVPAIQKGVAGAMERGVRDGVALVDMEVRLVDGDTHVRDSTPQAFSLAGSLAVQEAVRRVGVQVLEPVMDVEVTTPEEYVGEVLGDLAARRGRVQGMETQGPARRVLARVPMASLFGYVTSLRGRTQGRGQASMRLGSYEPLPDARA; encoded by the coding sequence ATGTCTCGCCATACTCGCATCGAGCGCTACCGCAACATTGGCATCATGGCTCACATTGACGCGGGCAAGACGACGCTGACCGAGCGCGTCCTGTTCTTCACCGGTCGCATCCACGCCACGGGCGAGGTGCACAACGGCTCCACGGAGATGGACTGGCTGCCGCAGGAGAAGCAGCGCGGCATCACCATCACCTCCGCGGCCACCACCGCGTTCTGGTCTCCACGCCAAGGCCCCTCCGCGGGCACGGCCCATCGCATCAACATCCTGGACACGCCGGGGCACGTGGACTTCACCATCGAGGTGGAGCGCTCCCTGCGCGTGCTGGACGGCGCGGTGGCCGTGTTCGACTCGAGCCAGGGCGTGGAGCCCCAGTCGGAAGCCGTGTGGCGTCAGGCGGACCGCTATGGCGTTCCTCGCATCGCGTTCCTCAACAAGATGGACAAGGTGGGCGCGGACTTCGCCATGAGCCTGGCCTCCATCCGGGAGCGCCTGGGGGCTCGCCCCGTGGCGGTGCAGCTCCCGCTGGGCGCGGACGCGGAGTTCCGAGGACTGGTGGACCTGGTCCGCATGAAGACGGTGCTCTTCGACGGGGACGGCGGTGAGTACCGCGACGACCTCCCCGTGCCCGAGGACGTGCGCGCGCAGGCGGAGATGCTGCGCCTGCGGCTCATCGAGGCGGCGGCGGATATGGACGATGGGGTGATGGAGAAGTTCGTGAACGGGCGGTTGGACGAGGTCACGGAGGCGGAGCTCGTACGGGCCCTGCGCGCGGGCACGCTGTCGCGCACGCTGGTTCCCGTGCTCGCGGGGTCGGCCTTCAAGAAGAAGGGAGTGCAGATGTTGCTGGACGCCATCGTCAACTATCTCCCCGCGCCGTCCGACCTGCCGGCGGTGGAGGGCTTTGTCCCGGGCACGGAGAAGACCGTCATGCGAGAGCCCTCGGACGACGGCCCGCCCGCCGCGCTCGCCTTCAAGCTCATGAGCGACAAGAACGTGGGCAACATCGTCTTCCTGCGCGTGTACTCGGGCACGTTGCGCGCGGGCACCGTCCTGCTCAATCCCGCCACCGGCAAGCGGGAGCGCGTGGGCCGGCTGATGTTCATGCATGCCAATCGCCGGGAGGAAGTGGAGGAGGTCCATGCGGGAGACATCGCCGCGGCGCTCGGCATGAAGGGCGTGCGCACGGGAGACACGCTGAGCGACCCGGACGCCCCCGTGGTGCTGGAATCGCTCAGCTTCCCGGAGCCCGTGGTGCACCTGACCGTGGAGGCCAGGTCCCCCGCGGAGCTTCCGAAGTTGGAGGACGGCCTGCTTCGACTCGCGGCGGAGGACCCGTCGCTTCGCGTGGGCGTGGACCCGGAGAGCGGCCAGGTGCTGCTGTCCGGCATGGGTGAGCTTCACCTGGAGGTGGTCGTGGACCGGCTGAGGACCGAGTACGGCGTGGAGGCGCGCGTGGGACAGCCCAAGGTGGCCTACCGCGACACCGTCAAGCAGGCGGTGCGCCAGGAGTACCGCCATGTCCGTCAGACAGGCGGGCCCGGACAGTATGCGCGCGTGGTGCTGGACATCGCTCCAGCGGCGCGAGGCGCGGGGCTCGTCTTCGTGGACGACACGCGAGGCGGCTCCATTCCGAAGGAGCTGGTGCCGGCCATCCAGAAGGGCGTGGCGGGGGCCATGGAGCGTGGGGTGCGGGATGGAGTGGCGCTGGTGGACATGGAGGTGCGACTGGTGGACGGGGACACGCACGTGCGTGACTCCACGCCTCAGGCGTTCTCCCTGGCGGGCTCCCTGGCGGTCCAGGAGGCGGTGCGACGCGTGGGAGTCCAGGTCCTCGAGCCGGTGATGGATGTCGAAGTCACCACACCCGAGGAGTACGTGGGTGAGGTGCTCGGAGACCTGGCCGCGCGGCGCGGACGGGTGCAGGGAATGGAGACCCAGGGGCCCGCGCGCAGGGTGCTCGCCCGCGTGCCCATGGCCAGTCTGTTCGGCTACGTGACCAGCCTGCGAGGCCGCACGCAGGGGCGAGGCCAGGCGAGCATGCGCCTGGGCTCCTATGAGCCCCTGCCCGATGCACGGGCGTGA
- a CDS encoding DEAD/DEAH box helicase, giving the protein MTFDELQLHDTLLRAVKAEGYTTPTPIQAKAIPHALAGKDVLGVAQTGTGKTAAFALPILQRLSAKAPAGGARPVRCLVLTPTRELAGQVGESFMTYGKNLPLRHAVIFGGVGQGAQVQSLQRGVDVLVATPGRLLDLMDQGYVSLRALEVFVLDEADRMLDMGFIHDVRKVIKALPSKRQTLFFSATMPPEIVDLSRNLLTDPVRVEVTPVSSTAETVAQQVFFVEREQKRGLLTHLLKDGKISRALVFTRTKHGANRVAKQLEGSGVSAAAIHGNKSQNARERALDEFRSGTLRVLVATDIAARGIDIDGLSFVINYDLPNVPEQYVHRIGRTGRAGAQGTALSFCDAEERAYLRDIERTIRRSVPVVEDHPYRSGVAAPRPGASASVEAPAARGSGQGMHARGGQGGGGGRGNAPGGNARRRRGGRGGGGGGGQGRSEGNRSARPGGSGQGSNRGGSQAPRGPSAPAPRPAAAAPAKAADPLPPRRESPKWL; this is encoded by the coding sequence ATGACTTTCGACGAATTGCAGCTTCACGACACCCTTCTGCGCGCAGTCAAGGCGGAGGGGTACACCACGCCGACGCCCATCCAAGCGAAGGCGATTCCCCACGCCCTGGCGGGGAAGGATGTGCTGGGGGTCGCCCAGACGGGCACGGGGAAGACGGCGGCCTTCGCCCTTCCGATTCTCCAGCGGTTGTCCGCCAAGGCGCCCGCGGGTGGCGCGCGGCCGGTGCGGTGTCTGGTCCTCACCCCGACGCGCGAGCTGGCGGGGCAGGTGGGCGAGAGCTTCATGACGTATGGGAAGAACCTTCCCCTGCGGCACGCGGTGATTTTCGGCGGGGTGGGGCAGGGCGCGCAGGTGCAGTCGCTCCAGCGGGGCGTGGACGTGCTGGTGGCGACGCCGGGCCGTCTGCTGGACCTGATGGACCAGGGCTATGTGTCGCTGCGCGCGCTCGAGGTGTTCGTGCTCGACGAGGCGGACCGCATGCTGGACATGGGGTTCATCCACGACGTGCGCAAGGTCATCAAGGCGCTGCCCTCCAAGCGGCAGACGCTCTTCTTCAGCGCGACGATGCCGCCGGAGATCGTCGACCTGTCGCGCAACCTGCTCACCGACCCGGTGCGCGTGGAGGTGACGCCGGTCTCCAGCACCGCGGAGACGGTGGCGCAGCAGGTGTTCTTCGTGGAGCGCGAGCAGAAGCGCGGGCTCCTGACGCACCTGCTCAAGGACGGAAAGATTTCGCGGGCGCTGGTCTTCACGCGCACCAAGCACGGCGCGAACCGGGTGGCCAAGCAGCTCGAGGGCTCCGGGGTGAGCGCCGCGGCGATTCACGGCAACAAGAGCCAGAACGCCCGTGAGCGCGCGCTGGACGAGTTCCGCTCCGGGACGCTCCGGGTGCTCGTGGCCACGGACATCGCGGCGCGTGGCATCGACATCGACGGGCTGAGCTTCGTCATCAACTACGACCTGCCCAACGTGCCGGAGCAGTACGTGCACCGCATCGGCCGCACGGGCCGCGCGGGAGCACAGGGCACGGCGCTGTCGTTCTGCGACGCCGAGGAGCGCGCGTACCTGCGCGACATCGAGCGGACCATCCGGCGCAGCGTGCCGGTGGTGGAGGACCATCCGTACCGCTCCGGTGTCGCGGCGCCGCGTCCGGGGGCTTCCGCTTCGGTGGAGGCGCCCGCGGCGCGTGGCTCGGGCCAGGGCATGCACGCGCGAGGCGGGCAGGGCGGTGGTGGTGGCCGGGGCAATGCGCCCGGTGGCAACGCTCGCCGTCGGCGGGGCGGCCGTGGGGGCGGTGGCGGTGGTGGCCAGGGACGTTCCGAGGGCAATCGCTCGGCGCGGCCGGGTGGCTCCGGGCAGGGGTCCAACCGGGGCGGCTCGCAGGCGCCTCGGGGGCCGAGTGCTCCGGCTCCGCGTCCCGCCGCGGCGGCTCCCGCGAAGGCGGCCGACCCGCTGCCTCCGCGACGCGAATCGCCGAAGTGGCTGTGA
- a CDS encoding pyridoxamine 5'-phosphate oxidase family protein, translating into MNTPAPSAPSIEEQWPDVRRLFSRATATSLHFSIASVDRTGAPHVTPIGSVLLTRPGRGFFFELYTRRLPANLVRDPRVSILAVDSGKLFWLQSLYKGRFERAPALRLVGRVLGPPRPSTPEEQERFARRVQRLSWLKGHALMWRDPGPVREFEVDRIEHVHLGPMTAGLMT; encoded by the coding sequence ATGAACACCCCCGCGCCCTCCGCACCATCCATCGAGGAGCAGTGGCCCGACGTCCGGCGCCTCTTCTCCAGGGCCACCGCCACCTCGCTCCACTTCTCCATCGCCAGCGTCGACAGGACAGGGGCACCGCACGTCACGCCCATCGGCTCGGTGCTGTTGACCCGACCTGGACGTGGCTTCTTCTTCGAGCTCTACACCCGCCGCCTCCCGGCGAACCTCGTGAGAGATCCCCGCGTGAGCATCCTCGCGGTGGACAGCGGCAAGCTGTTCTGGCTCCAGTCGCTCTACAAAGGGCGCTTCGAACGAGCCCCCGCGCTTCGACTCGTGGGCCGCGTGCTGGGGCCGCCGCGCCCGTCGACTCCCGAGGAGCAGGAGCGGTTCGCCCGACGCGTCCAGCGCCTGAGCTGGCTCAAGGGCCACGCATTGATGTGGAGAGACCCGGGCCCGGTGCGGGAGTTCGAAGTGGACCGCATCGAGCACGTTCACCTCGGCCCCATGACCGCGGGCCTGATGACGTAG
- a CDS encoding PaaI family thioesterase: MDALMELGQQVLAKQPFSTLLGTRLTRFERGEAELELPLRVELHQQHGFAHGGVLSYLADNALTFAGGSAMQVPVVTSEFKINYLRPALGTRLIARARALHAGRRQAVCHCDIVALTEQGETLVAVAQGTIAAMSTRESE; encoded by the coding sequence ATGGACGCACTCATGGAGTTGGGACAGCAGGTCCTCGCGAAGCAGCCATTCAGCACGTTGCTGGGGACGCGGTTGACGCGCTTCGAGCGAGGAGAGGCCGAGCTCGAGCTGCCGCTCCGTGTGGAGCTGCACCAGCAGCACGGCTTCGCGCACGGCGGAGTGCTCAGCTACCTGGCCGACAATGCCCTGACGTTCGCGGGGGGCTCGGCGATGCAGGTGCCGGTCGTGACATCGGAGTTCAAGATCAACTACCTCCGCCCGGCGCTCGGCACACGGCTCATCGCCAGGGCCCGCGCGCTCCATGCGGGGCGGCGGCAGGCGGTCTGCCACTGCGACATCGTCGCGCTCACCGAGCAGGGAGAGACCCTGGTCGCGGTGGCGCAGGGCACCATCGCCGCCATGTCGACTCGGGAGAGCGAATGA
- a CDS encoding TetR/AcrR family transcriptional regulator, with amino-acid sequence MRNPSHRREEVLKAALACFLELGFEGTTMAAIRERSGASTGSIYHLFPSKDAIAAALYLEVLGEYQAGVLKVLEAHAGAREGTEALVRHHVEWTLERPDATRFLLGARGVAAVVAAEASITERNKGFFRQVKDWWQGHVRAGDFEEMPFELFLAILRGPAQELVRDWVAGRTKTDLRTAIPVLARAAWHAVEKRPVRARK; translated from the coding sequence ATGCGCAACCCGAGTCATCGGAGAGAAGAGGTCCTCAAGGCGGCGCTCGCGTGTTTCCTGGAGCTGGGCTTCGAGGGCACGACGATGGCGGCCATCCGGGAGCGCTCCGGGGCCAGCACGGGAAGCATCTACCACCTGTTCCCGAGCAAGGACGCCATCGCGGCGGCGCTCTACCTGGAGGTTCTGGGGGAGTACCAGGCGGGGGTATTGAAGGTGCTGGAGGCGCACGCGGGAGCGCGAGAGGGGACCGAGGCCCTCGTGCGGCACCATGTGGAATGGACGCTGGAGCGGCCGGATGCGACGCGCTTCCTCCTGGGGGCCCGAGGCGTCGCCGCCGTCGTCGCCGCCGAGGCGAGCATCACCGAGCGGAACAAGGGCTTCTTCCGTCAGGTGAAGGACTGGTGGCAGGGGCACGTGCGTGCGGGCGACTTCGAGGAGATGCCCTTCGAGCTCTTCCTCGCCATCCTGCGCGGCCCCGCACAGGAGCTGGTGCGGGACTGGGTGGCGGGGAGGACGAAGACGGACCTGCGCACGGCCATTCCGGTGCTCGCGAGGGCCGCGTGGCACGCCGTCGAGAAGCGGCCGGTGCGCGCACGGAAGTAG
- a CDS encoding endonuclease/exonuclease/phosphatase family protein yields MTRNTLSHVPSRSPRPRAVSWAGLLSLLLLASACVELEGPKLAELQLAPTSVGMDYEAVITATGGKPPLHYTLTPPPGFSTITSGEARLIGPASEPGDFQVIVHVRDANGSSDTAAYPLKVFPQLAAGNTDVSDLYVGTRVSHTLTATGGKPPLSWSVISGALPRGLTLDTTGTLSGRPEVHGVHALTLQLQDSLGAKIDVPWVLVVFPEDGHPRVPVSVGNWNIEWFGDMANGPSDDELQLTNVRKVLSDADVDIWGLVEVVNTEHFNRLKALLPDYDGFLADSSRVSGGELHYSPFAQKVGVLFKKNRVQVLGAELILPEVKYLFASRPPLRLDLRVQRSGTAVDLTVIVLHMKAATATTDYLRRADASIALKNYLDASLPTDRVIVLGDWNDDVDTSIALNPATSQYFASPYANFVDDGADYRFTTEPLSLAGVSSTATYRDFIDHQLISQELDVDYLLNSTEVIRPAIPDYRTNTSDHYPIISRFEMSAP; encoded by the coding sequence ATGACTCGCAACACCCTGTCACATGTCCCGTCGAGGTCTCCCCGCCCCCGCGCCGTGTCCTGGGCGGGATTGCTCTCGCTCCTCCTCCTTGCCTCCGCCTGCGTCGAGCTCGAGGGGCCGAAGCTGGCCGAGCTCCAGCTGGCGCCCACCAGCGTCGGCATGGACTACGAGGCGGTCATCACCGCCACCGGCGGCAAGCCGCCCCTGCACTACACGCTGACGCCGCCGCCCGGCTTCTCCACCATCACGAGCGGCGAGGCACGACTCATCGGCCCCGCCTCCGAGCCCGGCGACTTCCAGGTCATCGTCCATGTACGCGACGCGAACGGAAGCTCGGACACCGCCGCCTATCCCCTCAAGGTCTTCCCTCAGCTGGCGGCAGGCAACACGGACGTGAGCGACCTCTACGTGGGCACCAGGGTCAGCCACACCCTCACCGCCACGGGCGGCAAGCCCCCCTTGAGCTGGTCGGTGATTTCCGGCGCACTGCCCCGAGGCCTCACGCTGGACACCACGGGCACCCTGTCTGGCCGGCCAGAGGTCCACGGCGTCCATGCGCTCACGCTCCAGCTCCAGGACTCCCTCGGCGCCAAGATCGATGTGCCCTGGGTCCTGGTGGTGTTCCCCGAGGACGGACACCCCCGCGTCCCCGTGTCGGTGGGGAACTGGAACATCGAGTGGTTCGGCGACATGGCCAATGGCCCCTCCGACGATGAGCTCCAGCTCACCAACGTCCGGAAGGTCCTCTCCGACGCCGACGTGGACATCTGGGGACTGGTCGAGGTGGTCAACACGGAGCACTTCAACAGGCTGAAGGCCCTCCTCCCTGACTACGACGGCTTCCTCGCGGACAGCTCCCGGGTGTCCGGCGGTGAGCTCCACTACTCGCCCTTCGCCCAGAAAGTGGGCGTGCTCTTCAAGAAGAACCGGGTGCAGGTGCTCGGCGCGGAGCTCATCCTTCCCGAGGTGAAGTACCTGTTCGCCTCCCGCCCCCCGCTCAGGCTCGACCTGCGAGTCCAGCGCTCCGGCACCGCCGTGGACCTGACGGTCATCGTGCTCCACATGAAGGCGGCCACCGCCACCACCGACTACTTGCGACGGGCCGACGCCTCCATCGCCTTGAAGAACTACCTGGACGCATCCCTGCCCACGGACCGGGTCATCGTCCTCGGCGACTGGAATGACGACGTGGACACCTCCATCGCCCTCAATCCCGCGACCAGCCAGTACTTCGCCTCGCCCTACGCGAACTTCGTCGACGACGGAGCCGACTACCGCTTCACCACCGAGCCCCTCTCCCTCGCCGGCGTCAGCAGCACCGCGACCTACCGGGACTTCATCGACCACCAGCTCATCAGCCAGGAGCTCGACGTGGATTACCTGCTGAACTCCACCGAGGTCATCCGGCCCGCCATCCCCGACTATCGGACCAACACCTCGGACCACTACCCCATCATCAGCCGGTTCGAGATGAGCGCGCCGTAA